One Pecten maximus chromosome 16, xPecMax1.1, whole genome shotgun sequence DNA window includes the following coding sequences:
- the LOC117314653 gene encoding E3 ubiquitin-protein ligase TRAIP-like — protein sequence MKALCCICSDLFVNDASISISATPCGHTFHEECLFKWLATSSTCPSCRSRVNRSNIIHKLFFDIGEEGDDGASDPCKLTNEIQDLKLKINKHNKEKSDLVEGKNAAVQKCQDIEESKKDIQRLLKQEQTTNASLRKQLHYFKSQEDSLKMQKEECRKIKKKFVDLQNVERLVTGSEEEVQNLVQNSGESGSTRQMATYLVVMKREFQQVKDEKKKLKSEYDKCKRLLLTKDRELSQTTTELSAIREYYSKSEDDLKQKEKEVESLKQKLSRLKRAIVSPCTTASSASSSFVETLMEESPAPGTPLQLKPSSGEIDLESNMASPDFVKPSPNTHNRFHCEENQMKFVKISSACSENPAKKAKRDIQDISNITGLGNYNIFKKKTGAGDFNSVFRKGYDGLGGHTSFTQHQGRPGAAKPTSKTVSRLLSKNGKMKKVPPLPSLDQFINLT from the exons ATGAAGGCCCTTTGCTGTATTTGCTCCGATTTATTTGTGAATGATGCCAGCATCAGTATCTCTGCCACACCATGTGGTCACACCTTCCATGAAGAGTGTCTCTTTAAGTGGTTGGCCACTTCCAGTACGTGTCCCAGCTGTCGATCTCGTGTTAATAGAAGTAACATCATTCACAAGTTGTTTTTTGACATTGGGGAGGAGGGTGATGATGGCGCCAGTGACCCCTGCAAACTCACAAATGAAATCCAGGATTTgaaacttaaaataaacaaacataacaaGGAGAAAAGTGATCTTGTTGAGGGAAAAAATGCAGCAGTACAAAAATGTCAAGATATTGAAGAAAGTAAGAAAGATATACAACGCTTACTTAAACAAGAGCAGACAACCAATGCATCTTTAAGGAAACAACTCCACTACTTCAAAAGCCAGGAGGATAGTTTAAAGATGCAAAAGGAGGAATGTCGCAAGATCAAGAAAAAATTTGTTGATCTTCAAAATGTTGAGAGATTGGTGACag GATCAGAGGAAGAAGTTCAGAACCTTGTTCAAAATTCTGGAGAGAGTGGGTCAACTCGGCAAATGGCTACATACCTTGTGGTTATGAAACGTGAGTTTCAACAGGTGAAAGATGAAAAGAAAAAGTTAAAGTCTGAGTACGACAAATGTAAAAGACTTCTTCTGACAAAAGATCGTGAATTAAGTCAGACAACTACGGAACTATCAGCCATAAGAGAGTACTATTCAAAATCAGAAGATGATCTGAAACAGAAAGAGAAAGAAGTTGAGTCCTTAAAACAAAAACTCAGTCGTTTAAAACGAGCAATAGTTAGTCCTTGCACCACTGCAAGCAGTGCTAGTTCAAGCTTTGTTGAGACCCTGATGGAGGAAAGCCCTGCGCCTGGGACTCCACTACAGCTGAAACCGTCGTCAGGGGAGATAGACCTTGAGTCAAACATGGCATCACCTGATTTTGTTAAACCTAGCCCTAATACACATAACCGATTTCATTGCGAAGAAAACCAGATGAAATTTGTTAAGATATCATCAGCATGCTCGGAAAACCCGGCTAAAAAGGCCAAGAGAGATATACAGGATATCAGCAACATAACTGGTCTTGGTAATTACAacatttttaagaaaaaaactgGTGCTGGAGACTTTAACAGTGTTTTCCGTAAGGGATACGATGGACTTGGCGGACATACCTCATTCACTCAGCACCAGGGCCGACCTGGTGCAGCTAAACCTACCTCAAAGACAGTTTCCCGTCTTCTCAGTAAAAATGGCAAAATGAAAAAAGTGCCCCCTTTGCCAAGTTTGGACCAGTTTATAAACCTAACTTGA
- the LOC117314613 gene encoding beta-1,3-galactosyltransferase brn-like, which produces MTSRLCPWKHAGLVWGLIILATFTYFLLYLKLTDRNTRKHHMTAYWLQWITFMNSKKSFTGSRTDIIQSNDSVSCVNQNSTMKSFNLCQINSANSKSGTDVHGYIPFNNFEYPLEIDMNDLVSKLKTNRDVSAKPIFTYPHTFIKSPTWMCETRNVRLLIVVKSGVTHFKRREMIRNTWGNNTSTSSGIVTLFLLGSTKHVMYQRQIKREHNSYGDIIQMSFYDDYYNNTLKTVGGIKWARNHCNQSKFVLFTDDDFYIAPDRLVYYTENVEKYERTSFYRGAMWENGRPIRNEHNKWYISREDYPFDRYPDFIAAGFMLFSIDFVIDLDLAIPFTKKFIFDDVYISIVAYKLHVSPSNMKGVHIHKFPYSREGFLHVIASHGYDRASTLERAWWIHQNKQLHKYGRKNLRAYSVKAI; this is translated from the coding sequence ATGACGTCACGCCTGTGCCCATGGAAACACGCTGGACTGGTGTGGGGCTTAATAATATTGGCTACGTTCACATATTTCCTTCTTTACCTTAAACTGACAGACAGAAACACACGGAAACATCACATGACAGCGTACTGGCTGCAGTGGATAACCTTCATGAATTCAAAGAAAAGTTTTACAGGTTCAAGGACTGACATCATTCAATCGAATGATTCAGTAAGTTGCGTCAATCAGAATTCAACGATGAAAAGTTTTAATTTGTGTCAAATAAATTCTGCAAATTCCAAAAGTGGTACAGATGTTCATGGCTATATCCCCTTCAATAACTTTGAATACCCTCTGGAAATTGATATGAACGATTTAGTATCCAAATTAAAGACTAACAGGGATGTATCTGCTAAACCAATATTCACCTATCCACATACTTTTATCAAATCTCCTACATGGATGTGTGAAACAAGGAATGTTCGTCTGCTGATTGTAGTGAAATCTGGAGTTACCCATTTTAAAAGACGGGAAATGATCCGTAACACTTGGGGAAACAACACAAGTACAAGTTCAGGGATAGTGACCCTGTTTCTGTTAGGGTCAACAAAGCACGTGATGTATCAACGCCAAATAAAGCGGGAACATAACAGTTAtggtgacatcatacagatgtcaTTTTATGACGACTACTACAATAATACACTGAAGACGGTTGGTGGAATTAAATGGGCGCGAAATCATtgcaaccaatcaaaattcGTCTTATTTACTGATGATGATTTTTACATTGCCCCAGACCGcttggtgtattacactgaaaATGTAGAGAAGTATGAAAGGACTTCCTTTTACAGAGGAGCTATGTGGGAAAATGGACGTCCGATCAGAAATGAACACAATAAATGGTATATTTCCCGGGAGGATTATCCATTCGATCGTTACCCCGATTTCATTGCAGCGGGATTCATGTTATTTTCTATTGATTTTGTTATAGATCTAGATTTAGCAATTCCTTTTACTAAGAAGTTTATATTTGACGATGTGTATATCTCAATAGTTGCTTATAAGTTGCATGTAAGTCCGTCGAATATGAAGGGCGTACATATACACAAGTTTCCGTACAGTCGAGAGGGGTTCCTACACGTGATTGCCTCCCACGGATACGATCGGGCATCTACCTTAGAACGGGCCTGGTGGATTCACCAAAACAAACAACTACACAAGTATGGTCGAAAGAATCTTCGTGCTTATAGTGTGAAGGCCATTTAG